One window of the Catenulispora sp. MAP5-51 genome contains the following:
- a CDS encoding carbohydrate ABC transporter permease, whose translation MGSRQRLWPIHVILIIGASAMVAPFLWQLITSLQTTGETTSVPPHFLPSWQWSNYSQVFHDTKFAQQFLNSVLQTVVRVVAQVLFCSMAAYAFARLRFPGRNALFLVMLAVLMVPSQVYLLPQYQLVQNLGLLNTLSGVVLPGLFSAFGTFMLRQFFMSLPDEVEEAARLDGAGTFRIFWTVMLPLAKPGLISMGVLTVLWSWNDLLWPLVVVNDDSKMPLTVGLSTLQGEHLTEYPLLMAGSLLASLPMIILFLAAQRRITEGIALTGTK comes from the coding sequence ATGGGTAGCAGGCAGCGGCTGTGGCCGATCCACGTGATCCTGATCATCGGCGCGTCGGCGATGGTGGCGCCGTTCCTGTGGCAGCTCATCACCTCGCTGCAGACCACCGGCGAGACCACCAGCGTGCCCCCGCACTTCCTGCCCTCGTGGCAGTGGTCGAACTACAGCCAGGTCTTCCACGACACCAAGTTCGCCCAGCAGTTCCTGAACTCGGTGCTGCAGACCGTGGTGCGGGTCGTGGCGCAGGTGCTGTTCTGCTCGATGGCCGCCTACGCCTTCGCGCGGCTGCGCTTCCCCGGCCGCAACGCCCTGTTCCTGGTGATGCTCGCGGTCCTGATGGTGCCCAGCCAGGTCTACCTGCTGCCGCAGTACCAGCTGGTGCAGAACCTCGGCCTGCTCAACACGCTGTCCGGCGTGGTCCTGCCGGGCCTGTTCAGCGCCTTCGGCACGTTCATGCTCCGGCAGTTCTTCATGTCGCTGCCCGACGAGGTCGAGGAGGCCGCGCGCCTGGACGGTGCCGGCACCTTCCGGATCTTCTGGACGGTGATGCTGCCGCTGGCCAAGCCCGGGCTGATCTCGATGGGCGTGCTCACGGTGCTGTGGTCGTGGAACGACCTGCTGTGGCCGCTCGTCGTGGTGAACGACGACTCCAAGATGCCGCTCACCGTGGGCCTGTCCACGCTGCAGGGCGAGCACCTCACCGAGTACCCGCTGCTGATGGCCGGCTCGCTGCTGGCCAGCCTGCCGATGATCATTCTGTTCCTGGCCGCGCAGCGCCGCATCACCGAGGGCATAGCCCTCACCGGCACCAAGTAA
- a CDS encoding Gfo/Idh/MocA family protein → MSNLRFGVIGLGLRTSLAVAAHQPDRGFEVAVLCDTDPAALAKAVERVGVTETVDDYRKLLTRSDIDAVIIMTPDDTHEAIAVECLHAGKAVYLEKPMAITIESSDAILRAAYETGTRLYVGHNMRHMGVVRTMRDVIARGDIGEPKTVWVRHFVSYGGDYYFKDWHAERDRTTGLLLQKAAHDLDVVHWLAGGFTKRVSAFGDLMVYGDLPRREEGTPRPAGWLKEFDWPPTARRDLNHRVEVEDVSVMNMTLDNGVIAAYQQCHFAPDYFRNYTVIGTEGRLENFGDGPGDVVKVWNTGPTGYRGDADIAYRVPDATGSHGGADGAIMAEFARFVRDGGTTDTSPVAARMSVAAGYMATLSLRDGGTPLDVPPLDPELIEYFDRGQVR, encoded by the coding sequence GTGAGCAATCTGCGCTTCGGTGTGATCGGCTTGGGCCTGCGCACCTCTTTGGCCGTCGCCGCGCACCAGCCGGATCGCGGCTTCGAGGTCGCCGTGCTCTGCGACACCGATCCGGCCGCGCTGGCCAAGGCGGTGGAGCGGGTCGGTGTCACCGAGACGGTCGACGACTACCGCAAACTCCTGACCCGCTCCGACATCGACGCCGTCATCATCATGACGCCGGATGACACCCACGAGGCGATCGCCGTCGAGTGCCTGCACGCGGGCAAGGCGGTCTACCTCGAGAAGCCGATGGCCATCACCATCGAGAGCTCCGACGCCATCCTGCGCGCCGCGTACGAGACCGGGACCCGGCTCTACGTCGGCCACAACATGCGGCACATGGGCGTGGTCCGGACGATGCGCGACGTCATCGCGCGCGGCGACATCGGCGAGCCGAAGACCGTGTGGGTCCGGCACTTCGTGTCCTACGGCGGCGACTACTACTTCAAGGACTGGCACGCCGAGCGGGACCGCACGACCGGTCTGCTGCTGCAGAAGGCGGCGCACGACCTGGACGTCGTCCACTGGCTGGCCGGCGGATTCACCAAGCGGGTCAGCGCGTTCGGGGACCTGATGGTCTACGGCGACCTGCCGCGGCGCGAGGAGGGGACGCCACGGCCGGCCGGCTGGCTCAAGGAGTTCGACTGGCCGCCCACGGCCCGCCGCGACCTGAACCACCGGGTCGAGGTCGAGGACGTCTCGGTGATGAACATGACGCTGGACAACGGCGTCATCGCCGCCTACCAGCAGTGCCACTTCGCGCCGGACTACTTCCGGAACTACACCGTGATCGGCACCGAGGGCCGGCTGGAGAACTTCGGCGACGGGCCCGGCGACGTGGTGAAGGTCTGGAACACCGGCCCGACCGGCTACCGGGGCGACGCCGACATCGCCTACCGCGTCCCGGACGCGACAGGCAGCCACGGCGGCGCGGACGGCGCGATCATGGCCGAGTTCGCCCGCTTCGTCCGCGACGGCGGGACCACCGACACCTCGCCGGTCGCGGCGCGCATGAGTGTGGCGGCCGGCTACATGGCCACGCTCTCGCTGCGCGACGGCGGCACGCCGCTGGACGTCCCGCCGCTGGATCCGGAGCTGATCGAGTACTTCGACCGGGGGCAGGTGCGCTGA
- a CDS encoding alpha/beta fold hydrolase, with product MIAAHGITANSLAFAPLAEALPEVDLIAPDLRGRGRSREVGGPYSIAAHADDLVRTLDEFGVERATMLGHSMGGWVAATAAVRHPDRFTGVVLVDGGLGFPLPEGTDLDQLLDGLLGPAMAKLRTVYASREEFLAPWRTHPSFQDGGYTPEVEAYQLRDIIGTEPEIRSACILEAVRGDAADQLRNPEVVGAIRRLPGPATFLYAERGLLNEPVGLYSPEVVAAAELPDAGVGVRFVPGTNHYSILLGDRGIAAVAESVRALL from the coding sequence GTGATCGCCGCGCACGGCATCACCGCCAACAGCCTGGCCTTCGCGCCGTTGGCCGAGGCGCTGCCGGAAGTCGACCTCATCGCGCCGGACCTGCGCGGTCGCGGGCGCTCCCGCGAAGTCGGCGGCCCGTACTCGATCGCCGCGCACGCGGACGACCTGGTCCGCACCCTCGACGAGTTCGGGGTGGAGCGCGCGACCATGCTGGGCCATTCGATGGGCGGATGGGTGGCCGCGACCGCCGCGGTCCGGCACCCGGACCGGTTCACCGGGGTGGTGCTGGTCGACGGCGGCCTGGGTTTCCCGTTGCCCGAGGGCACCGATCTGGACCAGCTGCTCGACGGACTGCTCGGCCCGGCGATGGCCAAGCTGCGCACGGTCTATGCCAGCCGGGAGGAGTTCCTCGCGCCGTGGCGCACGCACCCGTCGTTCCAGGACGGCGGATACACGCCCGAGGTCGAGGCGTACCAGTTGCGGGACATCATCGGCACCGAGCCGGAGATCCGCTCGGCGTGCATCCTGGAGGCGGTCCGGGGCGACGCCGCGGACCAGCTGCGGAATCCTGAGGTGGTCGGCGCGATCCGCCGGCTGCCGGGGCCGGCGACGTTCCTGTACGCCGAACGAGGTCTGCTGAACGAGCCCGTCGGGCTCTACTCGCCCGAGGTCGTGGCCGCGGCCGAGCTCCCCGATGCCGGGGTCGGCGTGCGTTTCGTGCCCGGCACCAACCACTATTCGATCTTGCTCGGCGACCGCGGGATCGCCGCGGTCGCCGAGTCGGTCAGGGCGCTGCTGTAG
- a CDS encoding MarR family winged helix-turn-helix transcriptional regulator yields MVREPEAEMSIVTALVRSAFLVDATYEQTARKHQLTSQQGQLLCVLMGKPEEGFGMGELVRILGLAKSSLTGLVDRSLRRGLVRREADSADGRAVRVFLTEEGERLAEEFYDETVQRVAELPVMLSDEEQAQLAELLGRLVMANQVPVVFGDDFTCEKQD; encoded by the coding sequence ATGGTGCGCGAACCGGAAGCCGAGATGAGCATCGTCACGGCCCTCGTCCGCTCGGCCTTCCTGGTCGACGCCACCTACGAGCAGACGGCTCGCAAGCACCAGCTCACCTCGCAGCAGGGCCAGTTGCTCTGCGTCCTGATGGGCAAGCCCGAAGAGGGTTTTGGCATGGGCGAACTCGTCCGCATCCTCGGTCTGGCCAAATCCAGTCTCACCGGTCTGGTGGACCGCTCGCTGCGCCGCGGTCTGGTCCGGCGCGAGGCGGACAGCGCCGACGGCCGCGCGGTCCGCGTCTTCCTCACCGAGGAGGGGGAGAGGCTCGCCGAGGAGTTCTACGACGAGACCGTGCAGCGCGTCGCCGAGCTGCCGGTCATGCTCTCCGACGAGGAACAGGCACAGCTGGCGGAATTGCTCGGCCGTCTGGTCATGGCGAATCAGGTGCCTGTCGTGTTCGGGGACGACTTCACCTGCGAAAAGCAGGACTGA
- a CDS encoding TMEM175 family protein: protein MPDSPPEASAQDDSPEDTPDGGPDTDGLDDSPDRLIALSDGIFAIAMTLLVLNVSVPSGLNHAQFTKALHDTWSEIGAYALTFAITADRWRDHRRIFRLVQRTDAAVVRLTLALLGVVALLPFPTALLSEYGGNEPLAIVYYAVTMGVLNVLMLALFLAVRRDERLQARVISDRLARAMLWDFGTATVIAVVAILVAFAVSAPAGLMIWLAAIPAGLVARQLRKGA, encoded by the coding sequence GTGCCCGACAGCCCGCCGGAGGCCTCCGCCCAGGATGACAGCCCGGAGGACACCCCGGACGGCGGTCCGGACACCGATGGGCTCGACGACAGCCCGGATCGGCTGATCGCCCTGTCCGACGGGATCTTCGCGATCGCGATGACCCTGCTCGTCCTGAACGTCTCAGTACCCTCCGGACTGAACCACGCGCAGTTCACCAAGGCCCTGCACGACACCTGGTCCGAGATCGGCGCCTACGCGCTGACGTTCGCCATCACCGCCGACCGCTGGCGCGACCACCGCCGGATCTTCCGGCTGGTCCAGCGGACCGACGCCGCCGTGGTGCGCCTGACTCTGGCGCTGCTCGGGGTGGTGGCGCTGCTGCCGTTCCCGACCGCGTTGCTGTCGGAGTACGGCGGGAACGAACCGCTGGCCATCGTCTACTACGCGGTCACGATGGGCGTCCTCAACGTGCTGATGCTCGCGCTCTTCCTCGCCGTCCGCCGCGACGAGCGGCTGCAGGCCCGGGTCATCTCCGACCGCCTGGCCCGGGCCATGCTCTGGGACTTCGGCACGGCGACGGTGATCGCGGTAGTCGCGATCTTGGTCGCGTTCGCCGTCTCGGCCCCCGCCGGGCTGATGATCTGGCTCGCGGCCATCCCGGCCGGCCTCGTGGCCCGGCAGCTGCGCAAAGGCGCCTGA
- a CDS encoding NAD(P)/FAD-dependent oxidoreductase, producing the protein MRKKVAIVGGGYGGAKAAKSLDADLDVVLIDPKDAFVHSAAALRALVRPDWAENIFFPYGTLLKNGTVVRDRAVGVDAHGVHLASGGRVDADYMVLASGSSYAFPAKMHTDVADEALAALHQAHKELADAGRVLILGAGPVGLELAGEIATTWPDKRVTIVDPSADLLPGFLPELVADLRGQLDELGIELRLGSALAAGPTVAPGVVGEFTVTDEDGSRLTADIWFRAHGSRIHTDFLDGAVPRNERGQVKVTERLSVEGHDTLYALGDITDLPETKMAGFALRHAEVVAANIIAHASGEEPAAVYTPLPIKVGLLPLGPTGGVGQFPDEQGAPFQVPMETVVQMKGSEMMLGHFRELFNV; encoded by the coding sequence ATGCGCAAGAAGGTCGCGATCGTCGGCGGCGGCTACGGCGGGGCGAAGGCCGCCAAGTCCTTGGACGCGGACCTCGATGTGGTCCTCATCGATCCGAAGGATGCCTTCGTGCACAGCGCGGCGGCGTTGCGCGCGCTGGTCCGCCCGGACTGGGCGGAGAACATCTTCTTCCCCTACGGCACCCTGCTGAAGAACGGCACCGTGGTCCGCGACCGGGCGGTGGGGGTGGACGCGCACGGCGTACACCTCGCCTCCGGCGGCCGGGTCGACGCCGACTACATGGTGCTCGCCTCGGGCTCCTCCTACGCCTTCCCGGCGAAGATGCACACCGACGTCGCCGATGAGGCTTTGGCCGCACTGCACCAGGCGCACAAGGAACTGGCCGACGCCGGCCGGGTCCTGATCCTCGGCGCCGGGCCGGTCGGCCTGGAGCTGGCCGGGGAGATCGCCACGACCTGGCCGGACAAGCGGGTGACGATCGTCGACCCGTCGGCCGACCTGCTGCCCGGCTTCCTGCCCGAGCTGGTCGCCGACCTGCGCGGCCAGCTCGACGAGCTGGGGATCGAGCTGCGGCTGGGCAGTGCCCTGGCGGCCGGGCCGACGGTCGCGCCGGGTGTCGTCGGCGAGTTCACCGTCACCGATGAAGACGGCTCGCGACTCACCGCGGACATCTGGTTCCGCGCGCACGGCTCCCGGATCCACACCGATTTCCTGGACGGCGCGGTCCCCCGCAACGAGCGGGGGCAGGTGAAGGTCACCGAGCGGCTGAGCGTCGAAGGCCACGACACCCTCTACGCCCTCGGCGACATCACCGACCTGCCGGAGACCAAGATGGCCGGCTTCGCGCTGCGGCACGCCGAGGTCGTGGCGGCGAACATCATCGCGCACGCGAGCGGCGAGGAGCCGGCGGCCGTCTACACCCCCCTGCCGATCAAGGTCGGGCTGCTGCCGCTGGGCCCGACCGGCGGCGTCGGGCAGTTCCCCGATGAGCAGGGGGCACCGTTCCAGGTGCCGATGGAGACCGTGGTGCAGATGAAGGGCTCGGAGATGATGCTCGGGCACTTCCGGGAGCTGTTCAACGTCTGA